One Thermoanaerobaculia bacterium DNA segment encodes these proteins:
- a CDS encoding creatininase family protein yields MSFSKKSCCVAVMVLIAGFLAADTARKDAAKILQEMSWVDVQDYLKTNDMVIIPLGSTEQHGPHLPLGSDYFLAREMSKEISRKTGVVVAPVLTVGYSRYHGGFPGTLSLTPDTMVQVLFETSQMLIGHGFHRILFFNFHGGNNIVQTRVIHRINHETEAVAVAIAEGGSIHESLEPPEGIQIDFFDWHAGKDETSMLLAVRPDLVRMDRAEKPQIHMTSRMEKIGTAAEDAPSLAVVFEALLAVPSETGKGGASHELSSNGVWSFNDPNDATAEHGQKRIDYVVEGAVRFIEAWKTTEPVTTGPAASE; encoded by the coding sequence ATGTCCTTTTCAAAGAAATCATGTTGTGTGGCCGTAATGGTCCTGATTGCCGGATTTCTTGCAGCGGATACGGCGAGAAAAGACGCAGCAAAAATTCTTCAGGAAATGAGCTGGGTGGATGTACAGGACTATTTGAAGACGAATGACATGGTGATTATTCCGCTGGGAAGCACGGAACAGCACGGTCCCCACCTGCCTCTGGGATCTGATTATTTTCTGGCCAGGGAGATGTCAAAGGAAATATCCCGTAAAACGGGAGTTGTGGTGGCTCCTGTCCTTACCGTCGGGTACAGCCGATACCATGGAGGCTTCCCGGGGACGCTGAGCCTTACGCCCGATACGATGGTGCAGGTACTCTTTGAGACTTCGCAGATGCTGATTGGACATGGCTTTCATCGGATTCTGTTTTTCAACTTCCACGGGGGAAACAATATTGTTCAGACCCGGGTGATCCACCGGATTAATCACGAAACGGAGGCAGTGGCTGTAGCCATTGCCGAGGGGGGGAGCATTCATGAATCCCTGGAGCCTCCGGAAGGCATTCAAATTGATTTCTTTGACTGGCACGCGGGGAAGGATGAGACCTCCATGCTTCTTGCCGTCCGCCCGGATCTTGTAAGAATGGATCGAGCGGAAAAACCTCAGATCCACATGACATCCAGGATGGAGAAAATCGGGACCGCGGCGGAAGATGCGCCATCCCTGGCCGTCGTGTTTGAAGCGCTCCTGGCTGTCCCATCGGAAACCGGTAAAGGAGGGGCGAGTCATGAGCTTTCCAGCAATGGAGTGTGGTCCTTCAACGATCCAAACGATGCAACGGCGGAACATGGACAAAAGCGAATCGATTACGTGGTAGAAGGTGCTGTGCGGTTTATCGAAGCGTGGAAGACAACCGAGCCTGTCACAACCGGTCCCGCAGCCTCGGAGTAA
- a CDS encoding transglutaminase-like domain-containing protein, which yields MKVKIRIVIAASLLIGIWIPAALAESGASYTYAAEIRGKICGYATTSIQKDEVDGKPVVTLTDDVKIKVSLLGATVDTEIRTTCKTDPDYKAFTYQQIDIDQGTFKMGASTVIENGKARVTMKPEGTTKVVELPPDVILENGIFFPHLVRDFMTNKMDAANYNVFDSLDAQIQKTRYTKRGEESIPLLGRSFEALVLDEVNLVTGAKATWWLDRSTGQMLKVEFPGRVIYLADPSIRDTITTIPIDDDIFAKVDIPISNFKSITYVKVKATLEPIGAWITPESLNITGQIFTGTVKDNLIEGIFEIEHRKYNGENAPPFPPSFKGEKDLLPYLEPEDFIESADPVLIARAEEITKGAKDAWEAAIRLSEWVANEISYDIPGGGGARNTYDLRVGECGAHSRLFAAFCRAVGIPARVVWGCMLVPNRGGSFGQHGWNEIYMGQGRWIPIDTTAKEIDYADSGHLRIATLQSKSTRFNPKSMEILDWRAGDLKKGDELKSDNLEKYQRFLGKYKGPADKVFTVKVQNNHLAVDIPGQMAFELAEPDAEGKRAFLLTDQVKVVFKETSVGKVTTLVLYQDVRLPKKENPESIEADVPESFQPYLGSYPVPMAQMELTVVYKNGNLAIHDPQKGIVHLKDTGDRGVWIDEFDQNRISFATREDGKVLALVIHQMYDFHRITEEEAAAQEPAGAKKP from the coding sequence ATGAAAGTCAAGATACGAATCGTAATTGCTGCATCATTGCTGATCGGGATCTGGATTCCGGCGGCTCTCGCAGAAAGTGGAGCGTCGTACACCTATGCGGCGGAGATCAGGGGCAAGATCTGCGGGTATGCCACGACATCCATCCAGAAGGATGAGGTGGATGGCAAACCGGTTGTGACGTTAACGGATGACGTAAAAATCAAAGTCTCCCTTCTCGGGGCGACTGTGGATACGGAAATCCGGACAACCTGTAAAACAGATCCCGATTATAAGGCCTTTACCTACCAGCAGATCGACATCGACCAGGGAACTTTCAAAATGGGGGCCAGCACGGTCATCGAAAACGGGAAAGCCCGCGTGACCATGAAACCCGAAGGGACCACCAAGGTCGTAGAACTTCCTCCCGATGTCATCCTTGAAAACGGAATCTTTTTCCCCCACCTGGTCCGAGATTTCATGACGAATAAGATGGATGCGGCCAATTACAATGTCTTCGATTCTCTGGACGCTCAAATTCAGAAAACCCGCTATACAAAGCGGGGGGAGGAAAGCATACCTCTTCTTGGCAGGTCCTTTGAGGCTCTGGTTCTCGATGAGGTAAATCTGGTCACGGGAGCCAAGGCTACGTGGTGGCTGGACCGTTCGACCGGCCAGATGCTCAAGGTCGAGTTTCCGGGCCGGGTCATATACCTCGCCGATCCGTCGATTCGGGATACGATCACGACCATTCCCATCGATGACGACATCTTCGCAAAGGTAGACATCCCCATTTCGAACTTCAAATCGATCACCTATGTAAAAGTGAAGGCAACCCTTGAGCCCATTGGTGCGTGGATCACGCCGGAAAGCCTCAACATTACCGGTCAGATCTTTACGGGTACCGTGAAGGACAACCTGATCGAGGGTATCTTTGAAATCGAACACAGGAAGTACAACGGGGAAAATGCTCCTCCCTTTCCGCCCTCCTTCAAGGGAGAAAAGGATCTCCTCCCCTACCTGGAACCGGAGGATTTCATTGAATCGGCGGATCCGGTATTAATCGCCAGGGCTGAAGAAATCACGAAAGGTGCGAAGGATGCCTGGGAGGCAGCCATCCGACTCAGCGAATGGGTGGCCAACGAAATTTCCTATGACATCCCCGGGGGAGGAGGAGCCCGCAACACCTATGATCTGCGGGTCGGAGAGTGCGGGGCTCACTCCAGGCTCTTTGCCGCCTTCTGCCGCGCGGTCGGGATTCCCGCCCGGGTCGTGTGGGGCTGTATGCTGGTCCCCAACCGGGGCGGAAGTTTCGGACAGCATGGCTGGAACGAAATCTATATGGGGCAGGGACGCTGGATTCCCATTGACACTACGGCAAAGGAAATTGATTATGCCGATTCCGGTCACCTCCGCATTGCGACCCTCCAATCGAAGAGCACACGGTTCAACCCGAAAAGCATGGAGATTCTGGACTGGAGAGCTGGCGATCTCAAGAAGGGTGACGAACTCAAGAGTGACAATCTGGAAAAATACCAGCGCTTTCTTGGCAAGTACAAAGGACCGGCAGACAAGGTATTTACCGTGAAAGTGCAAAACAACCACCTGGCCGTGGATATCCCGGGGCAGATGGCCTTTGAGCTCGCAGAACCTGACGCGGAAGGGAAGCGTGCCTTTCTCCTGACTGACCAGGTAAAGGTGGTATTTAAAGAAACCAGCGTTGGCAAAGTCACCACACTGGTTCTTTACCAGGACGTTCGCCTGCCCAAAAAAGAAAACCCTGAATCGATCGAAGCCGATGTACCGGAATCCTTTCAGCCGTACCTGGGCTCCTACCCGGTACCAATGGCCCAGATGGAGCTCACGGTCGTTTATAAGAATGGAAACCTGGCCATTCACGATCCTCAAAAAGGGATTGTTCATTTGAAAGACACCGGGGACAGGGGGGTCTGGATTGACGAATTTGATCAGAACCGCATTTCCTTCGCGACCCGAGAAGACGGTAAAGTCCTTGCCCTTGTGATTCATCAAATGTATGACTTTCACCGGATTACGGAGGAAGAGGCTGCTGCTCAGGAACCGGCGGGGGCAAAAAAACCATGA
- a CDS encoding sigma-70 family RNA polymerase sigma factor, whose translation MTRQLDEPTPLFDYNDLRNRKKESVQSWFETYSDAVYTFIYYRVGRDSDLASDLTQETFLVALRRLESFDPARGSMLPWLTYMARNQIRKTLKRRRRFFPIFGRSEKEPFHRGEFARWITQTPLPDDLLQNKEVRSWIAAALASLPGRYRNILLRFYHEERSIRDIAEHEGISESNVKVLLHRARGALRAILTETDKEAEILSGKEAL comes from the coding sequence ATGACACGTCAACTCGATGAACCGACCCCTCTGTTCGATTATAACGACCTGCGGAATCGAAAAAAAGAATCCGTACAGTCCTGGTTTGAGACCTATTCCGATGCTGTCTATACCTTCATTTATTACCGGGTCGGGCGGGATTCCGACCTGGCATCCGACCTCACGCAGGAAACCTTTCTGGTAGCTTTACGCCGCCTGGAGTCGTTTGATCCAGCCAGGGGTTCGATGCTGCCCTGGCTGACCTATATGGCAAGAAATCAAATCCGGAAGACGCTGAAGCGGAGAAGAAGATTTTTCCCGATTTTTGGGAGGAGCGAGAAGGAGCCCTTTCACAGGGGTGAATTTGCGCGGTGGATCACACAGACCCCACTGCCCGATGATCTTCTACAGAACAAGGAAGTCAGAAGCTGGATCGCCGCGGCCCTTGCCTCCCTGCCGGGTCGATATCGCAATATTCTTCTGCGCTTTTACCATGAGGAACGTTCTATAAGGGATATCGCCGAACATGAGGGAATCTCGGAAAGCAATGTAAAGGTGCTGCTTCATCGCGCGAGAGGAGCTCTCCGTGCAATTCTTACAGAGACAGATAAGGAAGCAGAAATACTATCAGGAAAGGAGGCACTGTGA
- a CDS encoding helix-turn-helix transcriptional regulator, whose translation MAIEVNLDLVLVKRKTSLTELSERIGISLTNLSLLKTGRVKGIRFSTLEAICRELECQPGDILEYVPDFV comes from the coding sequence ATGGCTATCGAAGTAAACCTCGATCTGGTCCTTGTGAAACGGAAAACATCCCTGACCGAGCTTTCCGAGCGTATCGGAATTTCCCTGACCAATCTCTCCCTTCTCAAGACGGGAAGAGTCAAGGGAATCCGGTTCTCCACGCTGGAGGCCATCTGCAGGGAACTGGAATGTCAACCGGGGGATATTCTGGAGTATGTCCCCGATTTCGTCTGA
- a CDS encoding M6 family metalloprotease domain-containing protein, whose protein sequence is MIEQSSRNALLSASKQGWITVIWLCALMVLLSTGTGWAVKANPFPYTLTQPDGTTIGLRMIGDERIVFYETEAGRTILRRDDGWWVYADPNSNGQAALEPTPLRVGVDAVPADWPLHIRPHLDPSSLRIPFQMPHDGSIRSLFLSQGYGTSRESAASRGTNAVNPTSLTLPVLVILVEFSDWKHTTGPGTPLPTEPDYQPVSGQPNSAASWQILFGDPSVPGGLNHYFNEVSYGQFQWQVEVAQNGLGSGTVVNDGWYVNPETMAYWGTDKKQGSYCNSDSANTKIYNLPQWAITAADPDVDYSKYDTNGDGTITDAELMIFVIHARPGQENYGDDCWGGDPQHHIWSHQWILFANVDTDDGVTFSSTHGYSLNPEFEPGLDRSVTPYEVLDKWYGVGVYAHEGFHTLGGPDLYDYDYDANVAGEWDLMDNGSYNGAKSGMQPSHMGTPLKFDIELNNSTSSFGWIFDADIQDLYTASTHHEGMYQIDALGGSSRSNVMHRIITPNDSGEWFVLENRAPSGYYEPFLPEYGLLVWHRDVSGSRDDWPYKAAVERRGWADTLAGLNSGTAGAAFSLDDGEVELTTTTDPSNALNNDNASGLLNIRCIGAETATIGYIYGSISGPNPDFAGSTLADPEGDNDLFLDNGETAVMTVNISNSSCAGEAASGTVFALGVSPQSDIPASAVVITPSAYTLGTIEAGQTVQREFTITLLCDPAGYAGQILTFAYTVTGSNFSAVTGSFSRETDKDYLIIEDMESPVGWTGTFIGEVSACSSAAGHGDWTWSTERYHSPSHSFHSPEETENVCYADPEESLVSPNIIIPAGISLKELTFWHAADIPCPQSSRARVWISVDNGGTWTRVDSFYKDGGDLSWEQTRLNLTALAGVTQFRFKFVMYTYECWSGCEGTEGWYIDDISIIVDEMQPPLCGTTAVPVPSGVESGTSPLRVTKADGAGDPNDLTITWDTSHCVSARYHLLWGRGSNLATYTLLGASPSCDITSPYTWEDTDSVEALLWFLVAGDDDAGLEGGWGTDSWGAPRSVTPSGFCATTGISTAACSP, encoded by the coding sequence ATGATCGAGCAATCGAGCAGGAACGCGTTGCTGTCGGCATCGAAACAGGGATGGATCACGGTTATCTGGTTGTGCGCCTTGATGGTGTTACTTTCAACGGGAACGGGCTGGGCGGTCAAAGCCAATCCGTTCCCTTATACGTTAACGCAGCCTGACGGAACCACGATCGGCCTCCGGATGATCGGAGATGAACGGATCGTTTTTTATGAAACGGAAGCGGGTCGTACGATCCTGCGGAGGGATGACGGCTGGTGGGTGTACGCTGACCCGAACTCCAATGGACAGGCGGCCCTTGAACCCACCCCTCTGCGCGTTGGGGTAGATGCGGTACCGGCGGACTGGCCGCTCCATATCCGCCCGCACCTTGATCCTTCCAGCCTGCGGATCCCGTTCCAAATGCCTCATGACGGTTCCATCCGTTCGCTGTTCCTGTCCCAGGGCTATGGCACCTCCAGGGAATCCGCCGCCAGCCGGGGCACGAATGCGGTCAATCCCACATCCCTGACCCTGCCCGTGCTGGTCATTCTGGTGGAGTTCAGCGATTGGAAACATACCACGGGTCCCGGCACACCCCTGCCAACCGAACCGGACTACCAACCCGTCTCTGGCCAGCCGAACTCGGCGGCCAGCTGGCAGATTCTGTTCGGCGACCCCTCGGTGCCGGGCGGTCTGAACCACTATTTCAACGAAGTGAGCTACGGCCAGTTCCAATGGCAGGTGGAGGTGGCGCAAAACGGTCTGGGCAGCGGCACGGTGGTTAATGATGGATGGTACGTCAACCCTGAAACGATGGCCTACTGGGGAACGGATAAGAAGCAGGGATCGTATTGCAACAGCGATTCCGCCAATACAAAGATCTACAACCTGCCGCAGTGGGCGATCACGGCGGCGGACCCGGATGTGGACTACTCTAAATACGACACGAACGGGGACGGGACCATCACCGACGCTGAATTGATGATCTTTGTCATCCACGCCCGCCCCGGGCAGGAAAATTACGGCGACGATTGCTGGGGAGGGGATCCACAGCACCATATCTGGTCACATCAATGGATCCTCTTCGCCAACGTCGACACGGATGACGGCGTTACCTTCTCCAGCACGCACGGATATTCCCTTAATCCGGAGTTCGAACCCGGCCTGGACCGCAGCGTCACCCCGTACGAGGTGCTGGACAAGTGGTATGGTGTCGGCGTGTACGCCCATGAGGGGTTCCACACCCTGGGCGGACCCGATCTCTACGACTACGACTACGACGCCAATGTGGCAGGCGAGTGGGACCTGATGGATAACGGCAGCTACAACGGCGCCAAATCCGGTATGCAACCCTCCCACATGGGTACCCCGTTAAAATTCGATATCGAGCTCAACAACAGCACCAGCAGCTTCGGCTGGATCTTCGACGCCGACATTCAGGATCTGTACACGGCCTCCACTCACCACGAGGGTATGTACCAGATCGACGCCCTGGGCGGATCGTCACGCTCCAATGTGATGCACCGGATTATTACGCCCAATGATTCAGGGGAATGGTTCGTCCTGGAAAACCGTGCGCCCTCGGGTTACTATGAGCCGTTTCTCCCCGAATACGGACTCCTCGTTTGGCATCGTGACGTCAGCGGATCCCGGGATGATTGGCCCTATAAAGCGGCTGTCGAGCGGCGCGGATGGGCCGACACCTTAGCCGGCTTAAACTCGGGCACAGCCGGTGCCGCGTTCTCCCTCGACGACGGAGAGGTGGAGTTGACCACCACCACCGATCCGAGCAACGCCTTGAACAATGACAACGCCTCCGGTCTGTTGAATATCCGTTGCATTGGCGCCGAAACCGCCACCATAGGATATATCTACGGCAGCATCTCCGGCCCGAATCCCGATTTCGCGGGCAGTACGCTGGCAGACCCTGAAGGAGATAATGATCTATTTCTGGACAATGGTGAGACGGCGGTCATGACCGTCAACATCTCCAATTCGAGCTGTGCAGGAGAAGCCGCTTCGGGCACTGTTTTCGCCCTCGGCGTGTCGCCCCAGAGCGATATCCCTGCTTCTGCAGTCGTCATCACACCGTCCGCCTATACGCTCGGGACGATTGAAGCCGGCCAGACGGTTCAACGGGAATTCACCATCACGCTGCTGTGTGATCCTGCGGGATACGCCGGCCAGATCCTGACCTTTGCCTACACGGTCACGGGAAGTAATTTCAGCGCCGTTACGGGCTCCTTTTCACGGGAAACCGATAAGGATTATCTAATCATCGAGGATATGGAGAGTCCAGTGGGGTGGACCGGCACATTTATCGGTGAGGTCAGCGCTTGCTCTTCGGCCGCCGGCCACGGCGATTGGACCTGGTCCACCGAACGGTACCATAGCCCCAGTCACAGCTTTCACAGCCCCGAAGAAACCGAAAATGTCTGTTACGCAGATCCCGAGGAATCCCTGGTCAGCCCTAATATCATCATTCCGGCGGGGATCTCGCTCAAGGAATTAACCTTCTGGCATGCCGCCGACATCCCCTGCCCCCAATCCAGCCGAGCCCGAGTCTGGATCTCCGTGGACAACGGGGGAACCTGGACACGGGTGGATTCCTTTTACAAAGACGGCGGCGACCTTAGCTGGGAACAAACCCGCCTCAACCTCACCGCTCTGGCCGGCGTCACCCAATTCCGGTTCAAATTTGTGATGTACACCTATGAATGCTGGTCCGGTTGCGAGGGTACGGAGGGCTGGTACATCGATGATATATCCATTATCGTGGACGAGATGCAGCCTCCACTGTGCGGCACGACCGCCGTCCCCGTCCCCAGCGGCGTCGAGTCGGGCACCAGTCCCCTTCGGGTGACCAAAGCCGACGGGGCCGGCGATCCCAATGACCTGACTATAACCTGGGACACCTCTCATTGCGTCTCCGCTCGCTATCACCTCCTGTGGGGGAGAGGAAGCAACCTGGCCACCTATACGCTTTTGGGTGCCTCCCCCTCCTGCGACATCACCTCCCCCTACACATGGGAAGACACCGATTCCGTTGAAGCACTCCTGTGGTTTCTGGTGGCAGGGGATGATGACGCCGGTCTGGAAGGCGGCTGGGGAACCGATTCGTGGGGGGCGCCCCGAAGCGTCACCCCATCGGGATTCTGCGCCACCACAGGCATCAGCACTGCCGCCTGTAGCCCTTGA